One window from the genome of Salvia miltiorrhiza cultivar Shanhuang (shh) chromosome 7, IMPLAD_Smil_shh, whole genome shotgun sequence encodes:
- the LOC130992562 gene encoding uncharacterized protein LOC130992562: MTALDESSMREPLTSVKIHPRKRKKSCRSSPNPNLFTSVFTRSRSRIFHHQNRSGFSRPDPVTRKPIPAMESVEAFLDVNCRSASRILLTKDLRHKRVYSPSVNSVEEEIEENNEEQNKLLKGFDSSTVPDVDDAKEYELGTSGFMRSEVGDERIDGANGLKLKDQIIHGNGSLPKMKTALNGCQRRKVFKTPNSFSYRRLLPHLMDIVNDTSNVGVSKIELVDAGSLSRFRKLDGASFEPRSIAENSYAAKTECVAPQFNNSRKVHIKVSTIQLDSSGVDNELDRTAETIKPLEVKEKSHQNDMNGVDASVEESIQTTPPDPGILGKTEVCRGRESADAKNNLTFIGLPVGSEKNSSSGALKQSPDTKCGANSMNKTVLNPCSRLRLFRNPRSVSYRRLLPFLMDISKTDSCTTTKPQKKLPQVVSEEDRHPAPAIIAVNDFVNDTPKEKIGEKIYDGDRIQTASDGSSPDSNNNLVSSIPELPATNYSSNIDPRFVNSVSSSVSEPSSVISYIQTKQCTPGEPRSVEKQNMCLNMGLELSNGNTDSSEIVNLKQHSPQINTLYHLDALVPPKNRPFKGILKRNRRGCRGLCNCLNCASFRLHAERAFEFSRNQLLDAEEVASQLMKELANVRLLLEKSIIETDDSASIRPHPVLIKQACSRAIEAETLAKERLGELNNDLSVHCRIPDLLQPKVTFAHNNQ; this comes from the exons ACCCGACCCGGTTACCAGAAAACCCATTCCCGCGATGGAATCAGTGGAAGCGTTTCTGGACGTGAATTGCCGCAGTGCTTCGCGGATTCTATTGACTAAAGATCTTAGGCATAAGAGGGTTTACAGTCCAAGCGTCAATTCagttgaagaagaaattgaggAGAATAATGAAGAGCAGAACAAGTTGTTGAAGGGTTTTGATTCGAGCACGGTCCCGGATGTCGATGATGCGAAGGAGTACGAGCTTGGAACATCTGGGTTCATGAGATCGGAGGTGGGGGATGAAAGAATTGATGGGGCAAATGGTCTGAAATTGAAAGATCAGATAATTcatggaaacggctctcttccCAAAATGAAAACG GCTCTTAATGGTTGTCAGAGGAGGAAGGTTTTCAAGACTCCGAATTCATTCAGTTATAGAAGATTGCTTCCGCATTTAATGGATATTGTCAACGATACCTCTA ATGTAGGTGTTTCCAAAATTGAATTAGTAGATGCTGGAAGTCTATCTAGATTTCGAAAGTTGGATGGTGCCAGTTTTGAACCGAGGTCTATTGCTGAGAACAGTTATGCAGCCAAAACTGAGTGTGTTGCTCCTCAGTTTAATAATTCAAGAAAAGTTCATATAAAAGTTTCCACCATTCAGCTAGATTCGAGTGGTGTGGATAATGAACTGGATCGGACTGCAGAGACTATTAAACCTCTAGAAGTGAAGGAAAAAAGTCATCAGAATGATATGAATGGAGTTGATGCATCAGTAGAAGAAAGTATTCAGACAACCCCTCCTGATCCTGGTATCCTTGGGAAAACAGAGGTTTGTCGTGGCAGAGAATCTGCGGATGCTAAGAATAACCTAACTTTCATTGGGTTGCCAGTTGGCAGTGAGAAGAACAGCAGCAGTGGCGCCTTGAAGCAGAGTCCAGATACCAAATGTGGCGCTAACTCGATGAACAAAACG GTTTTGAATCCATGTTCCCGACTGAGGCTCTTCAGGAATCCCAGGTCAGTCAGTTACAGAAGACTGCTTCCGTTTCTGATGGACATATCCAAAACTGATTCCT GTACCACAACGAAGCCTCAGAAAAAATTGCCACAGGTTGTTTCGGAAGAAGATAGACATCCAGCTCCTGCTATCATTGCCGTAAACGATTTTGTAAATGATACTCCAAAAGAAAAAATCGGCGAGAAAATATACGATGGAGATAGAATCCAAACTGCCTCAGATGGTTCATCTCCTGATAGTAATAATAATCTGGTTTCATCAATTCCAGAGTTACCTGCCACCAACTATTCATCAAATATTGATCCTAGGTTTGTTAATTCTGTGAGTAGTTCAGTCTCAGAACCATCGTCGGTTATCAGTTACATTCAGACCAAGCAATGTACTCCTGGAGAGCCTAGGTCAGTTGAGAAACAAAATATGTGCTTGAATATGGGATTAGAACTTAGTAATGGCAATACCGATTCAAGTGAAATAGTTAATTTGAagcaacactctccccaaatcaaCACATTGTATCATTTGGATGCTTTGGTTCCTCCTAAAAACAGGCCTTTCAAGGGAATACTAAAGAGAAATCGACGAGGCTGCAGAGGGTTATGTAATTGCTTGAATTGTGCTTCTTTTCGTCTTCATGCTGAAAGAGCATTTGAGTTTTCAAGGAACCAGTTGCTCGATGCGGAAGAAGTTGCATCACAGTTGATGAAAGAACTAGCAAATGTTCGTCTTTTATTGGAGAAATCCATCATTGAAACAGATGATTCTGCTAGCATCCGACCCCATCCA GTTCTTATAAAACAAGCCTGCAGTAGAGCAATTGAAGCGGAAACTCTGGCAAAGGAGCGTCTTGGTGAATTGAACAATGATCTTAGTGTTCATTGCAGAATCCCA GACTTGCTGCAGCCCAAGGTAACGTTTGCTCATAACAATCAATGA
- the LOC130992657 gene encoding xyloglucan endotransglucosylase protein 1: protein MASNFHNSLLLLPLLLIRVANAGNFYQDFDLSWGSRRAKIYGGGQLLSLSLDRISGSGFQSKREYLFGKIDMQLKLVAGNSAGTVTAYYLSSQGPTHDEIDFEFLGNVTAEPYILHTNVFTQGKGNREQQFYLWFDPTKNFHTYSIIWNLQHIVFLVDNTPIRVFKNSESKGVPYPKKQPMRIYSSLWNADDWATRGGLVKTDWSRAPFTAYYRNFNAQTSASKGAWQNQELDAYSWRRLRWVQKNFMIYNYCTDYRRFPHGFPTECKQ from the exons ATGGCTTCTAATTTCCACAACAgcttgctgctgctgccgttgctgttGATTAGAGTAGCAAATGCAGGAAATTTCTACCAAGATTTCGACTTGAGCTGGGGCAGTAGGCGCGCCAAGATCTACGGCGGAGGGCAGCTTCTGTCGCTGTCTCTCGACAGGATTTCTGGTTCTGGATTTCAGTCCAAGAGAGAGTATTTGTTTGGAAAGATTGATATGCAGCTCAAGCTTGTTGCTGGCAACTCCGCTGGCACTGTTACTGCATATTAT TTATCTTCTCAAGGGCCGACGCACGACGAAATCGACTTCGAGTTTCTAGGAAACGTGACGGCTGAACCTTACATCCTCCACACCAATGTCTTCACACAAGGCAAAGGCAACAGGGAGCAGCAGTTCTATCTCTGGTTTGATCCCACTAAAAACTTCCACACCTATTCCATCATATGGAATCTCCAACATATTGT ATTCCTTGTGGACAACACTCCCATAAGGGTGTTCAAGAATAGTGAGTCCAAAGGCGTTCCGTACCCAAAGAAGCAGCCCATGAGAATCTACTCGAGTCTGTGGAATGCCGATGACTGGGCAACAAGAGGGGGGCTGGTGAAAACAGACTGGTCGAGGGCGCCCTTCACAGCCTACTACCGTAACTTCAATGCACAAACCAGCGCCTCCAAAGGGGCGTGGCAGAACCAAGAGCTCGACGCCTACAGCTGGAGAAGGCTTAGATGGGTTCAGAAGAATTTCATGATCTATAACTATTGCACTGACTATAGAAGATTCCCTCATGGCTTTCCTACAGAGTGCAAGCAATGA
- the LOC130992653 gene encoding protein TIC 22-like, chloroplastic yields the protein MNFFKPKDTRQPAAPPPSPQLLLHRAVTSLQTHFSTILNNLQTNPPLRNPFFARISDENNTVQSKVSPTNSSSNLTAKNCAMSPEAIEERLAGVPVYALSNGAEEFVLVSGAQSRRDLGLFFFTEADAEALLKHMKSVDSSMSSGSQVVPVALSKVFDLKVNGVALRLLPEASQIKNALQERKRVGLEDESFRGVPVFQSKSLVLRSQNKTYRPVFFRKEDLEKSLSRASRDQKQANPSLRRGDVQVAVLEDIIRGMKDTAESSWDDVVFIPPGFEVSSSPSRQH from the exons ATGAATTTCTTTAAACCCAAAGACACCCGGCAGCCGGCGGCGCCACCGCCGTCGCCTCAGCTTCTCCTCCACCGAGCCGTCACATCTCTCCAGACCCACTTCTCAACCATCTTGAACAATTTGCAGACCAACCCTCCTCTCAGAAACCCTTTCTTTGCCAGAATTTCCGACGAAAACAACACGGTTCAGAGCAAAGTCAGTCCCACTAATAGCAGTAGTAATCTAACTGCTAAGAATTGCGCCATGTCGCCGGAGGCCATCGAGGAGCGGCTCGCTGGAGTGCCAGTGTACGCCCTGAGCAACGGTGCTGAGGAATTTGTTTTGGTTTCGGGCGCTCAATCGCGTAGAGATCTTGGTTTGTTCTTTTTCACCGAAGCCGACGCCGAAGCTCTCCTTAAACATATGAAGTCTGTTGATTCTTCTATGAGTTCTGGCTCACAAGTTGTTCCAGTTGCTCTAAGCAAG GTTTTTGATCTTAAAGTTAATGGGGTGGCTTTGAGATTGTTACCCGAGGCTTCCCAGATAAAGAACGCATTGCAG GAGAGGAAAAGGGTTGGCCTGGAAGACGAGAGCTTCCGTGGGGTCCCAGTTTTCCAG TCAAAAAGCTTGGTCTTGAGGAGCCAAAATAAGACATATCGTCCTGTCTTCTTCAGGAAG GAGGATCTAGAAAAGTCACTTTCGAGAGCTTCACGTGATCAGAAGCAGGCGAATCCGAGTCTGAGGCGAGGGGACGTACAG GTTGCTGTTCTTGAGGATATAATTCGAGGAATGAAG GATACTGCAGAGTCGTCATGGGACGACGTAGTTTTCATCCCTCCGGGTTTTGAGGTTTCGAGCAGTCCATCTCGACAACATTAA
- the LOC130992548 gene encoding uncharacterized protein LOC130992548, with product MDVQANKIAATSAGHEGHGVHHCRRCGWPFPKPHPSSKHRRAHKRVCGTIEGYKIIHSEDHDISDDDHASDDDEHHTPSPNIVKKDAEKSSGVGEKSAKSEDDVFSDAAMDFSDSGISPKLEARFESVRELGKSSEDKSVELDGDLYGSGELEIEGAAETTEQSNDARSEEIRKPGPLSNGSSHPDNVMPITDTTAEMVPVGVLNDSQPEHGLDLEGEMIRGHGADIQVQEQSSASVGLLNDSQPEHGLEGEMIRGHGADIQVQERDSASVSLDPEEGKVLDQTIAAGESQDESCDKFVSEGAKDDSPPPSESLQTDASDEVNSLVHSAERSTSIKTAEAALVDETRESLDASAVNKEVSHATENIGSTESAYEYALPEESLLSMSLVKPNESTKTLDITEHSDAACTVSSIDKEEMPKTSLDASGGNGEKSDMTGGYESQNQSLESKNLNSVDTNSALGSTGNAIPCEDVNTTVGKKDVDHCEQNTNITTLETGNENGGVSAEVEVIPDSTMPSEKQTDFPSSCVVDGDVKSLQELSENNSSSLKFKDDGFENSIEGDGADDSAGAGSKANEVGDALDKSSSPKSSLEHQNNVPVATKVVEVEPLDVAETVCKLEDDNAVLVSAETPEHSISEESTLPLSDSVLLSESNAKDGSSIGEDYKVSESFANAEVAAEDHESNVGSREISESPTPHVQGTFPTSTCLNVTSADAKQLHSSDDLSTLKSVDIITSAEHSFDGKVLKSDECFESSEAPSLKQPIPSPSPSEIEDFHETSDTVDDKSVVIVEDVTRVDPKSVNTDVDCKPTRRTDDASAVDISASSLASRSDSLEANCGSVVSDTLETNSQKHKIHSNKSDTFEPPSFMTLVQSGSEGDQVTAATEIETVQSNQQQPKSDALQAGWFPSLTNVVNESEGRKKNEEIIAKVTNWSPVKQQHSPLKSLLNEVKSPNTKQAPVANQKVEAETKDDNVGSVAATETHTTKDQDTIKHVEEWNSPARYPIEIKKEKKKGRPFWVPFVCCSSAHRDL from the exons ATGGATGTTCAAGCCAACAAGATCGCTGCCACTTCTGCGG GGCATGAGGGCCATGGAGTGCACCATTGCCGCAGATGTGGATGGCCTTTTCCAAAACCACATCctagttctaaacacagaagaGCTCACAAAAGGGTTTGTGGAACAATTGAAGGCTACAAAATCATTCATTCAGAAGACCATGATATTTCAGATGATGACCATGCCTCTGATGACGATGAACATCACACCCCAA GTCCAAATATTGTAAAGAAAGATGCTGAGAAAAGTAGCGGAGTAGGTGAGAAGTCGGCTAAATCGGAAGATGATGTGTTTTCTGATGCAGCAATGGATTTTTCAGACAGTGGGATTAGTCCTAAGCTAGAGGCGCGCTTTGAGAGCGTGAGGGAATTGGGCAAGAGTTCGGAGGATAAGAGTGTGGAACTGGATGGTGATCTTTATGGGAGTGGAGAGTTGGAGATCGAGGGAGCTGCTG AAACAACTGAACAATCCAATGATGCAAGGAGCGAGGAAATAAGAAAACCCGGACCTCTCTCAAACGGAAGTAGCCACCCAGACAATGTCATGCCAATAACAGATACTACTGCAGAAATGGTTCCTGTCGGAGTCTTAAATGATTCACAGCCTGAACATGGTCTTGATCTTGAAGGTGAGATGATACGCGGACATGGTGCTGATATCCAAGTGCAAGAACAGAGCTCAGCTTCTGTTGGACTCTTAAATGATTCACAGCCTGAACATGGTCTTGAAGGTGAAATGATACGCGGACATGGTGCTGATATCCAAGTGCAAGAACGGGACTCAGCTTCTGTTTCTTTGGACCCTGAAGAAGGTAAAGTTTTGGATCAAACAATAGCAGCAGGTGAAAGTCAGGATGAATCATGTGATAAGTTTGTTTCTGAAGGGGCCAAAGATGATTCACCCCCTCCATCTGAATCCCTTCAAACGGATGCTTCTGATGAGGTTAATAGTTTGGTCCATTCTGCCGAAAGAAGTACCTCCATCAAGACAGCTGAGGCTGCCCTCGTGGATGAGACTCGTGAAAGCTTAGATGCTTCTGCTGTGAATAAGGAGGTCTCTCATGCTACTGAAAACATTGGGTCCACTGAATCTGCTTATGAATATGCTTTACCTGAGGAAAGTCTGTTGAGTATGTCTTTGGTTAAGCCTAACGAGAGCACAAAAACTTTAGATATTACTGAGCACTCTGATGCGGCTTGTACTGTCTCCTCGATTGACAAAGAAGAAATGCCAAAAACCAGCTTGGATGCAAGTGGCGGAAACGGAGAGAAGTCTGACATGACTGGTGGTTATGAAAGTCAAAACCAAAGCCTGGAATCTAAGAACTTGAATTCTGTTGATACAAATTCAGCCCTTGGCTCCACAGGTAATGCTATTCCATGTGAAGATGTTAACACTACAGTGGGAAAGAAAGATGTGGATCATTGTGAACAAAACACTAACATCACAACTTTGGAAACTGGGAATGAAAATGGTGGAGTTTCTGCAGAAGTAGAAGTAATCCCTGATTCTACAATGCCTTCAGAAAAACAGACCGACTTTCCAAGTTCATGTGTTGTTGATGGTGATGTAAAAAGTTTACAAGAACTATCGGAAAACAATTCCAGTTCTTTGAAATTCAAGGATGATGGTTTTGAGAATTCCATTGAGGGAGATGGTGCAGATGATTCTGCTGGAGCAGGTTCCAAGGCGAATGAAGTTGGTGATGCCCTAGACAAGAGTTCCTCCCCCAAATCCTCCTTGGAACACCAGAATAATGTTCCTGTGGCAACGAAAGTTGTTGAAGTTGAGCCTCTAGATGTTGCTGAAACTGTTTGCAAATTAGAAGATGATAATGCAGTTTTAGTATCAGCAGAAACCCCCGAACACTCAATATCAGAAGAATCTACACTGCCACTCTCTGATTCAGTGTTGTTGAGTGAAAGCAATGCTAAAGACGGTAGCAGCATCGGAGAAGATTATAAAGTATCAGAATCATTTGCCAACGCTGAAGTGGCTGCTGAAGATCATGAAAGCAATGTTGGGTCGAGGGAAATTTCAGAAAGCCCGACCCCACATGTGCAAGGAACTTTCCCCACAAGCACGTGTTTGAATGTTACTTCAGCGGATGCTAAGCAGCTGCATTCTAGTGATGATCTTAGCACATTGAAGTCTGTTGACATTATTACTAGTGCTGAACACTCTTTTGATGGTAAGGTTTTAAAATCAGATGAATGTTTCGAGTCTTCTGAAGCTCCAAGTTTAAAACAGCCAATACCTTCACCTTCACCGTCAGAGATTGAAGATTTTCATGAAACTTCTGATACTGTTGATGATAAGTCTGTCGTTATTGTTGAAGATGTCACTAGGGTCGATCCAAAGTCTGTGAATACTGATGTTGATTGCAAGCCGACTAGGCGAACAGATGATGCATCTGCAGTTGACATATCGGCCAGTAGTTTAGCTAGCCGGTCTGACAGTCTGGAAGCGAACTGTGGATCAGTAGTTTCAG ATACATTAGAAACGAATTCTCAGAAGCACAAAATTCATTCCAACAAATCAGATACATTTGAGCCTCCATCTTTCATGACTTTGGTTCAATCTGGGAGTGAAGGAGATCAGGTTACTGCTGCTACAGAGATTGAGACGGTGCAGAGCAATCAACAACAACCGAAATCTGATGCTCTTCAAGCTGGCTGGTTCCCTTCTCTAACAAATGTAGTCAATGAATCCGAAGGCAGAAAGAAAAATGAGGAGATAATAGCCAAAGTTACAAACTGGAGCCCGGTAAAGCAGCAGCACAGCCCTCTGAAAAGTCTTCTAAATGAAGTCAAGTCACCAAACACGAAACAAGCGCCTGTTGCAAACCAGAAAGTCGAGGCTGAGACTAAAGATGACAATGTGGGTTCTGTTGCTGCTACAGAAACACACACAACCAAGGATCA